taggaGCAAACCTGTGAATATACAGTAGCCAAGAAGAACCCATAACTCATCAACTAGAGGAACCCTGAAAGACACAAGTTTGCCAGTTTTATAAAGACAAAAGAAACCGATGGATGTTTCTGCAGAAGAATGTAAAGATGATAAAGAAACATACCCATCATTCAATCTTGCGGTTAAAGCGTTTGCAAGTGCAAAGGGAAGATAGACTAGAGACTgcatttttagatttaaaaaaaaaacataacataagGTTACATTTTCCCTAACCAGTAAGGTTGGAGAAGGTGGCGAGAAATAAGTTATCAGATTTACCAAGCACATGTTTGTTTTCAGTCCTTTCGGCTCATCACACAAGTGAGCAAGAATCATTCTTCcctgagaaaaataaaaaacataaaaaccttTTGAGTTACAACTTTTTGGAATGATCAGTAACTAAGAGATCAAGACATACCACCAGAAATCCAAATGCAAGCCCAGTTCCAAGTACAACCAAGTGAGGGTATgtttctatgagatttattggaGACAAGTAGTCCCTGtagaaaacaaaatccaaacaattttcaaCAACAAAGGAGAGAAAGATCGCAAGTCCTTTTCAGAAGAGCATAAAACAAGACTTGCCATATCAAAACACCTCCAAGAAGAACCACGAAAGGATACAGCTGCATCCGAGAATCAAACAGAAACGTTAGCTCTCTACAGTTTTAAAAAGGTATATTACTAAATCAACAGGTTAGGAGATTACCATAGCTAATGCTAACAGCATGCTCCCTTTTCTTAATTGAACAACTTTGTAGACATTTGACACACTGCAAAACGCAACCAGCATAGAAAGTAGGAACTTATCAGCTAAAGAGGACCTAAATCTACCACTAACCAATACTTTGGGAGACAAACACTGAATCATGATACGAGAAAACTGTTATTTCTTTAAATCTTTATCTATTTCATCACAACTGAGTAGTAATGTCATCTCACTTCCTGTTAACACATACAATGTGCAAGTTTGGAAGACTCACTTGAATGCTACGGTTGGTATAACGGCGAAAGCGATCATCATGTATAGGACTGCTCTGGAAGTTTTGATCGCTACAACAGAGGACTCAAAGTTTAATCAAGAAAGCAAAGGCAGTAACAGTACAAGAAAAAATGGAGGAAAAACAATTGAAAACTATTTGTACCATTAACAAATGGCACCCAACTAAACAATGGTATGGACTGCCCCAATTGCTGAGCCCACCATTCAGCACCTTtacacaatacaaaaaaaaaaaaaaggagtggAAGTCAAGACCAAGCCCAATTATAGAAATAAAATGCTTAAAGATAGGCCAGACATTATCAACTACGGTGAAGTTTTCAAGGGTTGCAGACAAGAAAGAAGCATACCGACAATGGCAGTGAAGAAGTGGCTGACGAATATAAGTGCAAGACCCTCTGTTGGTCCATTGATGACCGGAAGAATAAGTGTGTTGGTGAAATAGCTAGATACGTGTTGAGTAAAAAGTC
This region of Brassica napus cultivar Da-Ae chromosome C5, Da-Ae, whole genome shotgun sequence genomic DNA includes:
- the LOC106453259 gene encoding choline/ethanolaminephosphotransferase 1 isoform X1, yielding MGYIGAHGVAALHRYKYSGVDHSYLAKYVLQPFWTRFVKVFPLWMPPNMITLMGFMFLVTSSLLGYIYSPQLDSPPPRWVHFAHGLLLFLYQTFDAVDGKQARRTNSSSPLGELFDHGCDALACAFEAMAFGSTAMCGRDTFWFWVISAIPFYGATWEHYFTNTLILPVINGPTEGLALIFVSHFFTAIVGAEWWAQQLGQSIPLFSWVPFVNAIKTSRAVLYMMIAFAVIPTVAFNVSNVYKVVQLRKGSMLLALAMLYPFVVLLGGVLIWDYLSPINLIETYPHLVVLGTGLAFGFLVGRMILAHLCDEPKGLKTNMCLVNLITYFSPPSPTLLVRENVTLCYVFFLNLKMQSLVYLPFALANALTARLNDGVPLVDELWVLLGYCIFTVSLYLHFATSVIHEITTALGIYCFRITRKEA
- the LOC106453259 gene encoding choline/ethanolaminephosphotransferase 1 isoform X2, which translates into the protein MGYIGAHGVAALHRYKYSGVDHSYLAKYVLQPFWTRFVKVFPLWMPPNMITLMGFMFLVTSSLLGYIYSPQLDSPPPRWVHFAHGLLLFLYQTFDAVDGKQARRTNSSSPLGELFDHGCDALACAFEAMAFGSTAMCGRDTFWFWVISAIPFYGATWEHYFTNTLILPVINGPTEGLALIFVSHFFTAIVGAEWWAQQLGQSIPLFSWVPFVNAIKTSRAVLYMMIAFAVIPTVAFNVSNVYKVVQLRKGSMLLALAMLYPFVVLLGGVLIWDYLSPINLIETYPHLVVLGTGLAFGFLVGRMILAHLCDEPKGLKTNMCLSLVYLPFALANALTARLNDGYVSLSSLHSSAETSIGFFCLYKTGKLVSFRVPLVDELWVLLGYCIFTVSLYLHFATSVIHEITTALGIYCFRITRKEA
- the LOC106453259 gene encoding choline/ethanolaminephosphotransferase 1 isoform X3, translated to MGYIGAHGVAALHRYKYSGVDHSYLAKYVLQPFWTRFVKVFPLWMPPNMITLMGFMFLVTSSLLGYIYSPQLDSPPPRWVHFAHGLLLFLYQTFDAVDGKQARRTNSSSPLGELFDHGCDALACAFEAMAFGSTAMCGRDTFWFWVISAIPFYGATWEHYFTNTLILPVINGPTEGLALIFVSHFFTAIVGAEWWAQQLGQSIPLFSWVPFVNAIKTSRAVLYMMIAFAVIPTVAFNVSNVYKVVQLRKGSMLLALAMLYPFVVLLGGVLIWDYLSPINLIETYPHLVVLGTGLAFGFLVGRMILAHLCDEPKGLKTNMCLSLVYLPFALANALTARLNDGVPLVDELWVLLGYCIFTVSLYLHFATSVIHEITTALGIYCFRITRKEA